The following coding sequences are from one Gossypium hirsutum isolate 1008001.06 chromosome A12, Gossypium_hirsutum_v2.1, whole genome shotgun sequence window:
- the LOC107929744 gene encoding chloride channel protein CLC-e isoform X1, with product MALASVLRLFPSSPPHLSPLLCKSPPPFPFNSSRFSSSPSPILNQRSSFVTAALPDSADEQTVVSDDSVVSEDDFNDPRVIVSACLVGVFTGMAVVLFNNGVHEIRDFFWDGIPYRGASWLREEPLNSVWVRVIFVPACGGLIVSVLNSARNAVSEASYNAKAALGSVLKALAACITLGTGNSLGPEGPSVEIGSSIAKEIHSLLDKNPQTKLSLLAAGSAAGISSGFNAAVAGCFFAVESVLWPSSPADSSVSLTNTTSMVILSAVIASVISEVGLGAEPAFKVPEYDFRSPGELPLYLLLGLLCGLVSLAFSKLTSYLLGVVDNLNKDVGIPKPVFPIVGGLTVGVIALAYPEILYWGFDNVDLLLESRPFVKGLSGDLLFQLVAVKIIATSLCRAFGLVGGYYAPSLFIGAATGMAYGKFISFAIAQSDPAIHLSILEVASPQAYGLVGMAAMLAGVCQVPLTAVLLLFELTQDYRIVLPLLGAVGLSSWITSGQMKRKDVKGTRALENGNRYTIQQPEASDNTTSLSSTESPPYFNNLCEVESSLCIDDSSIRTKDLEKRIFVKEAMRTRYVTVMTSTLLTEAVTLMLTEKQSCALIVDNDNLLLGLLTLTDIHEFSKFAKDKSLDSKVLLVSEICSSDGAKCKVPWTATPTMDILSAEMIMNKYDLSHVPVISERVKDCRGQPIGLLDRECISLTCRALATRESLDFDTVKAIVE from the exons ATGGCTTTAGCTAGCGTGCTACGGTTGTTTCCCTCCTCACCACCACACCTTTCCCCACTTCTCTGCAAATCCCCGCCCCCTTTTCCATTCAACAGCAGCCGTTTCTCCTCTTCCCCCTCTCCCATTCTAAACCAACGCTCCTCTTTCGTCACTGCTGCCCTACCCGACTCCGCTGACGAACAAACCGTCGTCTCCGATGATTCTGTTGTCTCCGAAGATGATTTCAACGATCCTAGGGTCATCGTTTCGGCTTGCTTGGTCGGTGTTTTTACGGGAATGGCCGTCGTTTTGTTCAACAACGGCGTGCATGAGATTCGCGACTTTTTCTGGGACGGGATTCCTTACAGAGGTGCTTCCTGGTTGCGAGAGGAGCCTCTCAACTCCGTTTGGGTACGTGTTATTTTTGTGCCTGCTTGCGGCGGTTTAATTGTCAGCGTCTTGAACTCTGCTAGGAACGCCGTTTCGGAAGCTAGTTATAACGCCAAAGCTGCGTTGGGTTCTGTTTTGAAAGCTTTAGCGGCTTGTATCACGCTCGGGACTGGTAATTCCTTGGGACCTGAAGGTCCAAGCGTTGAAATTGGATCCTCCATTGCTAAAGAAATCCATTCTCTTTTGGATAAAAATCCTCAAACCAAGCTCTCCCTTTTGGCTGCTGGCTCAGCTGCTGGAATCTCATCTG GTTTCAATGCCGCCGTTGCTGGTTGCTTTTTCGCCGTTGAGTCGGTTTTGTGGCCATCATCGCCGGCGGATTCATCAGTGTCACTTACTAACACAACTTCGATGGTAATTCTCAGTGCAGTTATCGCTTCCGTGATCTCTGAAGTTGGTCTTGGTGCTGAACCTGCCTTTAAGGTTCCTGAGTATGATTTCCGGTCTCCTGgtg AACTTCCACTTTATTTATTGCTGGGTCTTCTTTGTGGCTTGGTTTCATTGGCGTTTTCTAAACTGACATCTTACTTACTGGGTGTTGTGGACAATCTTAACAAGGATGTTGGGATACCAAAGCCTGTGTTTCCTATAGTTGGGGGACTAACTGTTGGTGTAATAGCCTTGGCATATCCTGAAATTCTGTACTGGGGTTTCGATAATGTCGATCTTTTGTTAGAATCTCGGCCATTCGTGAAAGGTCTTTCGGGTGATCTCTTGTTTCAGCTGGTGGCAGTCAAGATTATTGCAACTTCTTTGTGCCGGGCCTTTGGGTTAGTAGGAGGGTATTATGCCCCTTCACTTTTTATTGGTGCAGCAACTGGGATGGCATATGGGAAATTCATTAGTTTCGCAATTGCTCAGTCTGATCCAGCTATTCACCTTTCAATCTTGGAAGTGGCCTCACCACAAGCATATGGCCTG GTTGGCATGGCTGCAATGCTTGCAGGGGTCTGTCAGGTACCTCTCACTGCAGTTCTGCTTCTGTTTGAGTTAACTCAGGATTATCGGATAGTTTTGCCTTTATTAGGAGCTGTTGGGCTTTCTTCTTGGATTACATCTGGACAGATGAAAAGAAAGGATGTCAAAGGGACCAGAGCACTTGAAAATGGAAATAGATATACAATTCAACAGCCTGAAGCATCAGATAATACAACTAGTCTATCTTCTACCGAATCGCCACCTTATTTCAATAACCTTTGTGAAGTTGAAAGTTCACTCTGCATTGATGATTCCAGCATTAGAACCAAGGATTTAGAGAAGAGAATTTTTGTTAAAGAAGCCATGAGGACGAGATATGTGACAGTAATGACGAGTACTTTACTTACGGAAGCAGTGACTCTTATGCTTACGGAAAAGCAATCTTGTGCATTAATTGTTGATAATGACAACCTTTTATTGGGTTTATTGACACTAACAGATATTCATGAGTTCAGCAAATTTGCAAAAGACAAAAGTTTGGACTCCAAG GTGCTTTTGGTATCTGAAATATGTTCATCAGATGGTGCAAAATGTAAAGTGCCATGGACAGCTACACCTACTATGGATATTCTGTCTGCAGAAATGATCATGAATAAATATGATCTGAGTCATGTTCCAGTGATATCCGAGCGTGTCAAAGACTGCAGAGGGCAGCCAATTGGCCTTCTGGACAGAGAATGTATCAGCCTTACTTGCAG
- the LOC107929744 gene encoding chloride channel protein CLC-e isoform X2, whose translation MALASVLRLFPSSPPHLSPLLCKSPPPFPFNSSRFSSSPSPILNQRSSFVTAALPDSADEQTVVSDDSVVSEDDFNDPRVIVSACLVGVFTGMAVVLFNNGVHEIRDFFWDGIPYRGASWLREEPLNSVWVRVIFVPACGGLIVSVLNSARNAVSEASYNAKAALGSVLKALAACITLGTGNSLGPEGPSVEIGSSIAKEIHSLLDKNPQTKLSLLAAGSAAGISSGFNAAVAGCFFAVESVLWPSSPADSSVSLTNTTSMVILSAVIASVISEVGLGAEPAFKVPEYDFRSPGELPLYLLLGLLCGLVSLAFSKLTSYLLGVVDNLNKDVGIPKPVFPIVGGLTVGVIALAYPEILYWGFDNVDLLLESRPFVKGLSGDLLFQLVAVKIIATSLCRAFGLVGGYYAPSLFIGAATGMAYGKFISFAIAQSDPAIHLSILEVASPQAYGLVGMAAMLAGVCQVPLTAVLLLFELTQDYRIVLPLLGAVGLSSWITSGQMKRKDVKGTRALENGNRYTIQQPEASDNTTSLSSTESPPYFNNLCEVESSLCIDDSSIRTKDLEKRIFVKEAMRTRYVTVMTSTLLTEAVTLMLTEKQSCALIVDNDNLLLGLLTLTDIHEFSKFAKDKSLDSKGQGGKRKTQIYSVRVEEEVIKVELCPLSRKC comes from the exons ATGGCTTTAGCTAGCGTGCTACGGTTGTTTCCCTCCTCACCACCACACCTTTCCCCACTTCTCTGCAAATCCCCGCCCCCTTTTCCATTCAACAGCAGCCGTTTCTCCTCTTCCCCCTCTCCCATTCTAAACCAACGCTCCTCTTTCGTCACTGCTGCCCTACCCGACTCCGCTGACGAACAAACCGTCGTCTCCGATGATTCTGTTGTCTCCGAAGATGATTTCAACGATCCTAGGGTCATCGTTTCGGCTTGCTTGGTCGGTGTTTTTACGGGAATGGCCGTCGTTTTGTTCAACAACGGCGTGCATGAGATTCGCGACTTTTTCTGGGACGGGATTCCTTACAGAGGTGCTTCCTGGTTGCGAGAGGAGCCTCTCAACTCCGTTTGGGTACGTGTTATTTTTGTGCCTGCTTGCGGCGGTTTAATTGTCAGCGTCTTGAACTCTGCTAGGAACGCCGTTTCGGAAGCTAGTTATAACGCCAAAGCTGCGTTGGGTTCTGTTTTGAAAGCTTTAGCGGCTTGTATCACGCTCGGGACTGGTAATTCCTTGGGACCTGAAGGTCCAAGCGTTGAAATTGGATCCTCCATTGCTAAAGAAATCCATTCTCTTTTGGATAAAAATCCTCAAACCAAGCTCTCCCTTTTGGCTGCTGGCTCAGCTGCTGGAATCTCATCTG GTTTCAATGCCGCCGTTGCTGGTTGCTTTTTCGCCGTTGAGTCGGTTTTGTGGCCATCATCGCCGGCGGATTCATCAGTGTCACTTACTAACACAACTTCGATGGTAATTCTCAGTGCAGTTATCGCTTCCGTGATCTCTGAAGTTGGTCTTGGTGCTGAACCTGCCTTTAAGGTTCCTGAGTATGATTTCCGGTCTCCTGgtg AACTTCCACTTTATTTATTGCTGGGTCTTCTTTGTGGCTTGGTTTCATTGGCGTTTTCTAAACTGACATCTTACTTACTGGGTGTTGTGGACAATCTTAACAAGGATGTTGGGATACCAAAGCCTGTGTTTCCTATAGTTGGGGGACTAACTGTTGGTGTAATAGCCTTGGCATATCCTGAAATTCTGTACTGGGGTTTCGATAATGTCGATCTTTTGTTAGAATCTCGGCCATTCGTGAAAGGTCTTTCGGGTGATCTCTTGTTTCAGCTGGTGGCAGTCAAGATTATTGCAACTTCTTTGTGCCGGGCCTTTGGGTTAGTAGGAGGGTATTATGCCCCTTCACTTTTTATTGGTGCAGCAACTGGGATGGCATATGGGAAATTCATTAGTTTCGCAATTGCTCAGTCTGATCCAGCTATTCACCTTTCAATCTTGGAAGTGGCCTCACCACAAGCATATGGCCTG GTTGGCATGGCTGCAATGCTTGCAGGGGTCTGTCAGGTACCTCTCACTGCAGTTCTGCTTCTGTTTGAGTTAACTCAGGATTATCGGATAGTTTTGCCTTTATTAGGAGCTGTTGGGCTTTCTTCTTGGATTACATCTGGACAGATGAAAAGAAAGGATGTCAAAGGGACCAGAGCACTTGAAAATGGAAATAGATATACAATTCAACAGCCTGAAGCATCAGATAATACAACTAGTCTATCTTCTACCGAATCGCCACCTTATTTCAATAACCTTTGTGAAGTTGAAAGTTCACTCTGCATTGATGATTCCAGCATTAGAACCAAGGATTTAGAGAAGAGAATTTTTGTTAAAGAAGCCATGAGGACGAGATATGTGACAGTAATGACGAGTACTTTACTTACGGAAGCAGTGACTCTTATGCTTACGGAAAAGCAATCTTGTGCATTAATTGTTGATAATGACAACCTTTTATTGGGTTTATTGACACTAACAGATATTCATGAGTTCAGCAAATTTGCAAAAGACAAAAGTTTGGACTCCAAG GGACAAGGGGGGAAAAGGAAAACACAGATTTACTCAGTAAGGGTGGAGGAAGAAGTGATAAAAGTTGAGCTATGTCCCCTCTCACGCAAATGCTAA